In Xanthomonas fragariae, the genomic window GCCGCAGTGATCGACCAGGGCCGCACTGTGGCAATTGCCCAGCATGGCGTGGTCCTCGATACGCACGCTCATTGGATGGGCGCTTCCTTCCGGCGAAAGAATGCGCAGTTTTACATGCGCGGTGTCGGGATCAAGTTACGAATGCGCCGGCAAGCGCAGCAGTGGTGGCACCGTGTGTTCCAGGCGGCGTATCAGTGCCGGATCCATATAGAGATAGTCGTCGGAAATCTGCAGGCAGATCACCCGGCAATGGCGCAGATGCGCGGCGAAGCGTTTGCGCAGCAATTGCAGATGGCGGCGTTCCATCGCCAGCACCAGGTCTGCTTCGTGTAACAGTTCCGGGGTGACCTGCACCTCGGCATCTGCGGCCAGCCCGGCCGATTGGGTCTGCACGCCGGGCCAGTCGGCGAACATGCGTTCGGCGGTGGGGCTGCGCAAGCGATTGCGGCTGCACACGAACAGCACCCGCAGCGGTTGACTGCTGCGCTGGCTCAGCGGCCTTCGCGCAGGAAGCGCGCCATCGAGGAGACGCCCGGCAACGCAGGTTCGAACTGCCCGGCCACATCGATGAAGCCGCGCATGATCGCGATCTCGCGCGGGGTGCGGTTGAGCGCGTCACGGCGATCGGCATCGGCGCCGGCGCGCAGCAGGCGCTGCACCAGCAACGGCAGGCCATGCAGTGCGGCCAGATGCAACGGACCGAAGCCGCGTTGATCGGCCACCTCCAGCGAGACGTCTTCGTCGAGCAGGCGTTCGACGCCGGCCAGCACCACGTGTTCGTCGCAGGCGGTGCCCGGTTCGGCACGCGCGCCCAGCAACAACAGCAACGGGCTGACCCGGCCGCCGGCCAGGTAGTCCGGGTCGGCGCCGGCCAGCAGCAAGGTGTCCAGCAACGCCAGCAGGCGGCTCTTGTCGCGCGCGGCGAAACCGTACAGCGCGGCGCAATGCAGTGGCGCCAGACCCTGGTCGTCGTTGGCGTGCAGATCGGCCGCGGCGGTGAGCAGGCGCGCCACGATGTCCGGCAGGCCCAGCGCGCAGGCCAGCATCAGCACGGTGACGCCGTCGGGCAGGCGGTGTTCGATCCGCGCACCGGCTTGCAGCAAGGCGGCCACGATCTCGGTCTGGCGCATGCTCACCGCCGCCGACAACGGCGTGGCGCCACTATTGGCGGCGCGTTGCGGATCGGCGCCGCGGCCGAGCAACTGCGCGACCACGCTCAGATGACCGCCACCGGCGGCACGC contains:
- a CDS encoding low molecular weight protein tyrosine phosphatase family protein is translated as MLFVCSRNRLRSPTAERMFADWPGVQTQSAGLAADAEVQVTPELLHEADLVLAMERRHLQLLRKRFAAHLRHCRVICLQISDDYLYMDPALIRRLEHTVPPLLRLPAHS